A stretch of Ipomoea triloba cultivar NCNSP0323 chromosome 13, ASM357664v1 DNA encodes these proteins:
- the LOC116002539 gene encoding pentatricopeptide repeat-containing protein At3g06430, chloroplastic: MTTSFSLSFLSSLLPSPLSDSSSGAGAGATRISTARHHPFFIRCATSSSAVVSPKKRHWKQGEFPAGIQTSDSDRKRTPIKNIKKKLNKRSKAKAWANTVTEELSDCIHYKQWFQALQVFEMLREQPFYQPKQGAYMRLLVLLGRCGQPSQAQKLFNTMVEEGLEPTTELYTALVAAYCRSNLIDKGLAVLQEMTALPLCQPDVHTYSILIKACVDGSRFDLVESLYREMDERSITPNTVTQNIVLSGYGKAGRYEEMEKVLLGMLESETCRPDIWSMNIILSLFGNKGQIEMMEKWYEKFRDFGIDPETRTFNILIGSYGKKRMYDKMSSVMEYMRKLSFPWTTSTYNNVIEAFADVGDAKHMEYTFDQMRTEGMKTDTKTFCCLIRGYANAGLFHKVISTVQLAGKSEIPENTSFYNAVLYACAKAEDIMEMERVFKRMKDKQCQLDTITYSTMIDVYRKEGMTDKIYELEQEMQMIVAPSSTGNDSEEAESIANVEL; the protein is encoded by the exons ATGACGACGTCGTTTTCTCTATCCTTCCTATCCTCACTCCTTCCATCTCCTCTATCCGACTCCTcctccggcgccggcgccggcgccacCAGGATTAGCACTGCCAGGCATCACCCGTTCTTTATCCGATGCGCTACTTCTTCTTCTGCGGTGGTTTCGCCGAAGAAAAGGCATTGGAAGCAAGGGGAATTCCCAGCAGGTATTCAAACTTCAGACTCCGACAGGAAAAGAACGCCCATCAAGAACATCAAGAAGAAATTGAATAAAAGGAGCAAAGCCAAGGCATGGGCCAACACTGTCACTGAAGAGCTCTCCGACTGCATCCACTATAAGCAGTGGTTCCAAGCTCTTCAG GTTTTTGAGATGCTAAGGGAGCAACCTTTTTATCAACCAAAGCAAGGAGCATACATGAGGCTTCTCGTTCTTCTTGGACGATGCGGGCAGCCAAGTCAAGCTCAGAAACTATTTAACACGATGGTTGAAGAGGGCTTGGAACCCACCACAGAGCTCTACACAGCCTTGGTTGCTGCATACTGTAGAAGCAATCTGATTGACAAGGGGCTTGCGGTTCTTCAAGAGATGACCGCACTGCCTCTTTGTCAACCTGATGTTCATACATATAGTATATTGATAAAGGCCTGTGTTGATGGTTCTCGGTTTGATCTGGTTGAGTCCCTTTATCGAGAAATGGATGAACGTTCCATAACTCCAAATACAGTCACTCAAAACATAGTCTTGAGTGGTTATGGGAAGGCAGGGAGATACGAAGAGATGGAGAAGGTGCTCTTGGGGATGCTTGAGAGTGAAACATGCAGACCTGATATATGGAGCATGAATATCATTCTGAGCTTATTTGGCAACAAGGGCCAGATTGAAATGATGGAGAAGTGGTATGAAAAGTTTCGCGATTTTGGGATTGATCCAGAGACACGAACATTCAATATTCTTATTGGCTCTTATGGGAAAAAGAGGATGTATGATAAGATGTCATCGGTGATGGAGTACATGCGTAAACTTTCATTCCCCTGGACAACATCAACCTACAACAATGTAATCGAGGCTTTTGCAGATGTGGGTGATGCAAAGCACATGGAGTACACCTTTGATCAAATGCGTACTGAGGGGATGAAAACCGACACCAAGACCTTCTGCTGTCTCATTAGAGGGTATGCAAATGCTGGTCTTTTTCATAAGGTAATTAGCACTGTTCAGTTGGCTGGGAAATCGGAAATCCCTGAAAACACGTCCTTCTATAATGCTGTTCTATACGCTTGTGCAAAGGCAGAGGATATAATGGAGATGGAGAGAGTTTTCAAGAGAATGAAAGACAAACAATGCCAACTCGATACCATAACATACTCTACCATGATTGATGTATACAGAAAAGAGGGTATGACAGATAAGATATATGAATTGGAGCAGGAAATGCAGATGATAGTTGCTCCTAGTTCTACTGGCAACGATTCTGAAGAAGCAGAGAGTATTGCTAATGTAGAACTGTGA
- the LOC116002540 gene encoding S-adenosylmethionine synthase 2: METFLFTSESVNEGHPDKLCDQVSDAVLDACLAQDPESKVACETCTKTNMVMVFGEITTKAEIDYEKIVRDTCRAIGFVSDDVGLDADNCKVLVNIEQQSPDIAQGVHGHLTKRPEDIGAGDQGHMFGYATDETPELMPLSHVLATKLGARLTEVRKDGTCAWLRPDGKTQVTVEYYNDNGAMVPVRVHTVLISTQHDETVTNDEIARDLKEHVIKPVIPEKYLDEKTIFHLNPSGRFVIGGPHGDAGLTGRKIIIDTYGGWGAHGGGAFSGKDPTKVDRSGAYVVRQAAKSIVANGLARRCIVQVSYAIGVPEPLSVFVDTYGTGKIPDKEILKIVKEHFDFRPGMIAINLDLKRGGNSRFLKTAAYGHFGRDDPDFTWEVVKPLKWDKPQA; this comes from the coding sequence ATGGAAACCTTCTTGTTCACTTCCGAGTCCGTTAATGAGGGACACCCTGACAAGCTCTGCGACCAGGTCTCTGATGCTGTGCTAGATGCTTGCCTTGCTCAGGATCCTGAGAGCAAGGTTGCTTGTGAAACCTGCACCAAGACTAACATGGTGATGGTTTTTGGAGAGATCACAACCAAGGCGGAGATTGATTATGAGAAAATTGTGCGGGACACTTGCCGTGCAATTGGATTTGTGTCTGATGATGTTGGTTTGGATGCTGACAACTGCAAGGTCCTTGTTAACATTGAGCAGCAGAGTCCTGATATTGCCCAGGGTGTCCATGGTCATCTTACAAAGAGACCTGAGGATATTGGTGCTGGTGACCAGGGCCACATGTTTGGATATGCCACCGACGAGACCCCTGAATTGATGCCCCTCAGCCATGTCCTTGCAACCAAGCTTGGAGCTCGCCTCACCGAGGTCCGGAAGGATGGGACCTGCGCTTGGCTCAGACCTGATGGTAAAACTCAGGTCACTGTTGAGTACTACAATGACAATGGTGCCATGGTTCCTGTCCGTGTACACACTGTTTTGATCTCTACTCAGCATGATGAGACTGTCACCAATGACGAAATTGCTCGTGATCTCAAGGAGCATGTCATCAAGCCTGTGATTCCCGAGAAGTACCTTGATGAGAAGACCATCTTTCACCTCAACCCATCAGGCCGATTTGTCATTGGTGGACCTCATGGTGATGCTGGGCTCACTGGCCGCAAGATCATTATTGACACATACGGTGGATGGGGTGCTCACGGAGGAGGTGCTTTCTCAGGGAAAGACCCTACCAAGGTGGACAGAAGTGGAGCCTATGTTGTGAGGCAAGCTGCCAAGAGCATTGTTGCCAACGGGCTTGCTCGTAGGTGCATTGTGCAGGTGTCATATGCCATTGGTGTGCCTGAACCATTGTCTGTCTTCGTAGATACCTATGGAACCGGAAAGATTCCCGACAAGGAAATCCTCAAGATTGTGAAGGAGCACTTTGATTTCAGGCCTGGTATGATCGCCATCAACCTGGACCTCAAGAGGGGTGGCAACAGCAGGTTCTTGAAGACCGCTGCTTATGGCCATTTCGGTAGGGATGACCCTGACTTCACATGGGAAGTGGTGAAGCCTCTCAAGTGGGACAAACCTCAAGCTTAA
- the LOC116002908 gene encoding uncharacterized protein LOC116002908, which yields MATFVREDGVSLSTTDVAPSHFMFKIQSVSLLTEYNVKKCSSAEFEAGGYKWKLIFYPNGNKRNHVTDHISVHLALMADTRSRGFQPGWEVHAVFRLFLLDRNNDTYLVIRDVQEKGRRFRATRTEWGFDRVIPVGTFNDPSYGYVVDDVCVFGAEVYVHKDLKFYTGECLSMVKDPDPVKYPWTIFNFFVPERAYHESPTFQQWKMRVYPNGKDDKGTHVSLSLHLASGGESKEPTPSRIYAEFTLRLIDRHHHKNWIVKGARWFNPRSPTNTFYEWPKLITKDYFKTKSAGFWSSCKDKCTIEAEVRVHGETTPLQS from the exons ATGGCCACATTCGTCAGGGAAGAtg GGGTTTCATTGTCAACTACAGACGTGGCGCCCAGTCACTTCATGTTCAAGATTCAATCCGTGTCTTTACTTACAGAATACAACGTTAAGAAGTGCAGTTCAGCTGAGTTCGAAGCCGGAGGATACAAATG GAAGTTGATTTTTTACCCAAATGGAAACAAACGGAATCATGTTACAGACCACATATCTGTGCACCTAGCATTAATGGCGGATACGAGGTCGAGGGGTTTCCAACCCGGGTGGGAAGTCCACGCCGTgttccgcctcttcttgcttgaTCGAAACAACGATACCTATTTGGTCATTCGAG ATGTGCAAGAAAAAGGGAGGCGGTTTCGTGCGACGAGGACGGAATGGGGATTCGACAGAGTCATCCCTGTGGGAACGTTCAATGATCCTTCGTATGGATATGTGGTGGACGATGTATGCGTGTTTGGTGCCGAGGTTTATGTGCATAAAGACTTGAAATTCTATACAGGAGAGTGTTTGTCAATGGTTAAAGACCCTGATCCCGTTAAGTATCCTTggacaattttcaatttttttgtccCCGAGCGTGCCTACCACGAGTCCCCCACATTCCAACAATG GAAGATGCGGGTATACCCAAATGGGAAGGACGACAAGGGCACCCACGTGTCCTTGTCGTTACATCTGGCTTCGGGTGGTGAATCCAAGGAGCCAACTCCTTCTCGAATATACGCAGAGTTCACACTGCGGCTAATCGACCGTCATCACCACAAAAATTGGATTGTCAAAG GAGCCCGGTGGTTCAACCCCAGAAGCCCCACAAACACTTTTTATGAATGGCCAAAGTTAATAACCAAGGATTATTTCAAGACGAAATCGGCAGGCTTTTGGTCGTCGTGCAAGGACAAATGCACCATAGAAGCTGAAGTCAGAGTGCATGGGGAGACTACACCTCTTCAATCTTGa
- the LOC116002877 gene encoding uncharacterized protein LOC116002877 — protein sequence MAIVREDGVSLSTVDAAPSHFMLKIQSVSLLTQYKIQKYTSTPFEAGGYKWELIFYPNGNRVKDHISMHLAVADTGGFQPGWEVHAVFRLFLLDQNNDTYFVVQDAEAGKGRRFRGTMREWGFERFISLTTFTDSSYGYVVDDVCVIGAEVYVHKEFKSPKGETRFPRGECLSMFKDPDPAKHYWKIYSFFALQRHYHESNTFQQWRMRVYPKGMDGKGTHLSLSLHMELGNEAKEQAPSRIYAEFTLRLIDERRHQKNFTKKETRWLSPSTTRCEWPQFIPMETFKASFWSSSKDKCVIDAEVRMHGETIPLHYS from the exons ATGGCGATCGTCAGGGAAGATG GGGTTTCATTATCAACGGTAGATGCGGCGCCAAGTCACTTCATGCTCAAGATTCAATCCGTGTCGTTGCTTACACAATACAAAATACAGAAATACACGTCCACTCCGTTCGAGGCCGGAGGCTACAAATG GGAGTTGATTTTCTACCCAAATGGAAACCGTGTTAAGGACCACATATCTATGCACCTTGCGGTGGCGGACACCGGCGGTTTCCAACCCGGCTGGGAAGTCCACGCCGTcttccgcctcttcttgcttgaTCAAAACAATGACACCTATTTCGTCGTTCAAG ATGCAGAGGCGGGAAAAGGAAGGCGATTTCGTGGGACGATGAGGGAATGGGGATTTGAGAGATTCATCTCTCTAACAACGTTCACAGACTCTTCATACGGATACGTGGTGGACGATGTATGCGTGATTGGCGCAGAGGTTTATGTCCATAAAGAATTTAAATCCCCAAAAGGGGAAACAAGATTCCCTAGAGGAGAGTGTTTGTCAATGTTTAAAGACCCCGACCCCGCCAAGCACTACTGGaaaatttatagtttttttgCCCTACAGCGCCACTACCACGAGTCTAATACCTTCCAACAATG GAGAATGCGGGTATATCCAAAGGGAATGGATGGCAAGGGCACCCACTTGTCCTTATCTTTACATATGGAGTTGGGCAATGAAGCCAAGGAGCAAGCCCCTTCTCGCATATATGCAGAGTTCACACTACGTCTAATCGATGAACGTCGTCATCAGaaaaattttaccaaaaaag AAACTCGATGGTTAAGCCCCTCCACAACTCGTTGTGAATGGCCACAGTTTATACCTATGGAGACTTTCAAGGCAAGCTTTTGGTCGTCGTCCAAGGACAAATGCGTCATAGATGCTGAAGTTAGAATGCACGGGGAGACTatacctcttcattattcttgA
- the LOC116002882 gene encoding uncharacterized protein LOC116002882 produces the protein MAVLVREDGVSLSTTDAAPTHFMFKIQSVLSLDEEHPIDKYTSAPFEAGGYKWKLIFYPKGNTRKGVTDHISIHLAMADTSCFQPGWEVHAVFRLFLLHQNNDTYLVIRDAQEKGRRFRETRTEWGFDRIVPIKMFRNGSYGFVVDDECVFGAEVYVHKEMKFPEGERRFPRGECLTMFKDPELVKHSWKIPNFFCSLKRDDGRLCHESPTFNQWKMRIYPNGKDGKCTHLSLSLHMDLGDKPMEPTSSLAKEPISRIYAKFTLHLVDRHQHKNWVVEGSRWFDPSNPKSSFHEWPKVITQEYFKTQTAGFWSESKDECTIEAEVRVHGVTTPLLS, from the exons ATGGCTGTACTCGTCAGGGAAGATG GGGTTTCATTATCAACCACAGACGCAGCGCCCACCCACTTCATGTTCAAGATTCAATCCGTGTTGTCACTTGATGAAGAACACCCTATAGACAAATACACTTCAGCTCCATTCGAAGCCGGAGGCTACAAATG GAAGTTGATTTTCTACCCAAAGGGAAACACCCGTAAGGGAGTTACAGACCACATATCTATTCACCTAGCCATGGCGGATACCAGTTGTTTTCAACCCGGGTGGGAAGTCCACGCCGTgttccgcctcttcttgcttcaTCAAAACAACGATACCTATTTGGTCATTCGAG ACGCGCAGGAAAAAGGGAGGCGATTTCGTGAGACGAGGACGGAGTGGGGATTCGACAGAATCGTCCCGATCAAAATGTTCCGTAACGGTTCATACGGGTTTGTGGTGGACGATGAATGCGTGTTCGGTGCGGAGGTTTATGTGcataaagaaatgaaattccCAGAAGGGGAAAGAAGATTCCCCAGAGGAGAGTGTTTGACAATGTTTAAAGATCCCGAACTCGTTAAGCACTCAtggaaaattcccaattttttttgcaGTCTCAAGCGTGATGATGGCCGTCTCTGTCACGAGTCCCCCACTTTCAATCAATG GAAAATGCGGATATATCCTAATGGAAAGGACGGCAAGTGCACCCACTTATCCTTATCCTTACATATGGATTTGGGTGATAAACCCATGGAGCCAACTTCTTCTCTAGCTAAGGAGCCAATTTCTCGCATATATGCAAAGTTCACACTACATTTGGTTGATCGTCATCAACACAAAAATTGGGTCGTTGAAG GAAGTCGGTGGTTCGACCCCTCAAACCCCAAAAGTAGTTTTCATGAATGGCCAAAGGTGATAACTCAGGAGTATTTCAAGACGCAAACGGCAGGCTTTTGGTCGGAGTCCAAAGACGAATGCACCATAGAAGCTGAAGTTAGGGTGCATGGGGTGACTACACCTCTTCTATCTTGA
- the LOC116001801 gene encoding probable inactive serine/threonine-protein kinase fnkC, which translates to MADTTPKEEGIVRTISDAPPSHYVVKIQSVSLLKNNIDQYVSDAFDAGGYKWKLVVHPSGNKNKKVTDHISLYIKLADTSNLHPGWEVHAVIRMFLYDQKKDNYYVVQDAEEKTRRFRAMKVEWGHDRFIALTEFYNASNGYWVDDVCVFGVEVSVRKEIKLPGRDCLTLIQNPVEDNLSWEIKELNFRKDCYESNALQYWKIRIYPKGLDGGKGTHVSVYLALADAKPSTQIYAEFKVRIVDQSNSNHISSKPEKCCSWFNATNAAYGWPKFMSIDEFRKPQGGYLVNETCRVEADIKVLGVADEPDDLISNNSASDCKEIILT; encoded by the exons GTATTGTGAGAACAATTTCAGACGCACCCCCTAGTCACTACGTGGTCAAGATTCAATCGGTGTCATTgctcaagaacaacatagacCAATACGTTTCAGATGCTTTTGATGCCGGAGGCTACAAATG GAAGTTGGTTGTCCACCCAAGtggaaacaagaacaagaaggtCACAGATCACATCTCTCTGTACATAAAACTCGCAGACACAAGCAACCTCCACCCCGGCTGGGAAGTCCATGCCGTCATTCGCATGTTTTTGTACGATCAGAAGAAAGACAACTACTATGTCGTACAAG ATGCGGAGGAGAAAACGAGGCGATTTCGAGCAATGAAGGTGGAGTGGGGACACGACAGATTCATTGCTTTGACAGAGTTTTATAACGCTTCGAATGGATATTGGGTGGATGATGTTTGTGTGTTTGGAGTTGAGGTTTCTGTGCgcaaagaaataaaattgccAGGGAGAGATTGTCTCACACTCATTCAAAATCCTGTTGAAGACAATCTCTCCTgggaaattaaggaattaaacTTTAGGAAGGACTGCTACGAATCCAATGCATTGCAATATTG GAAAATACGGATATATCCAAAGGGATTAGATGGCGGAAAAGGCACCCATGTCTCCGTATATTTGGCTTTGGCTGACGCTAAACCCTCAACTCAGATATATGCAGAGTTCAAAGTGCGCATAGTTGATCAATCTAATTCTAATCACATTTCATCCAAACCAg AAAAGTGTTGCAGTTGGTTCAATGCAACAAATGCGGCTTATGGTTGGCCAAAGTTCATGAGTATCGATGAATTCCGCAAACCACAAGGTGGCTATTTGGTGAACGAAACCTGCAGAGTAGAAGCTGATATTAAAGTGCTTGGGGTGGCTGATGAACCTGATGATCTGATCTCCAATAATTCAGCCAGTGACTGCAAAGAGATCATTTTAACATGA